The following proteins are encoded in a genomic region of Pikeienuella piscinae:
- a CDS encoding alpha/beta fold hydrolase, which produces MPLFEGFESVLTPVDGCEIHARIGGEGPPVLLLHGYPQTHVCWHKVAPVLSRHFTVVAADLRGYGDSAKPAGGDDHAAYSKARMAKDMVGLMEKFGFERFMAAGHDRGGRVVQRIAQAHPERISRVAILDIIPMTLAPDMFQKVDPNFGRDTYHWFFLSQPRDLPERLIGADPAFFLRWTLESWGSREGWLSEEAFAEYIRTFRDPASIHATCEDYRAGVTVDTEGGSLGRIAAPLLSIWGRDSKFGRRFDPVAYWRTLCAEVSGVEVPGGHFIAEESPDEVAAALIDWFSR; this is translated from the coding sequence ATGCCCCTTTTCGAGGGATTCGAATCCGTTCTCACGCCAGTAGACGGCTGCGAGATCCATGCGCGCATCGGCGGCGAAGGCCCACCCGTGCTGCTCTTACACGGTTACCCGCAGACCCATGTCTGCTGGCACAAGGTCGCACCGGTGCTGTCGCGTCACTTCACGGTCGTTGCGGCTGACCTGCGTGGCTATGGGGACAGCGCGAAGCCCGCGGGTGGCGACGACCATGCGGCTTATTCCAAGGCGAGAATGGCGAAAGACATGGTCGGCCTGATGGAGAAGTTCGGCTTTGAGCGCTTCATGGCCGCCGGCCATGATCGCGGCGGTCGCGTCGTCCAGCGGATTGCCCAGGCGCATCCGGAACGCATCTCACGCGTCGCCATCCTCGACATTATCCCGATGACGCTGGCGCCCGACATGTTTCAGAAGGTCGACCCCAATTTCGGTCGAGACACCTATCACTGGTTTTTCCTCTCGCAGCCGCGCGACCTGCCGGAACGCCTGATCGGCGCCGACCCGGCGTTCTTCCTCCGATGGACGCTCGAATCCTGGGGTAGCCGTGAGGGCTGGCTTTCGGAGGAAGCATTCGCGGAATACATACGGACTTTCCGCGACCCCGCCTCAATCCACGCAACATGCGAGGATTACCGGGCCGGCGTGACCGTGGACACCGAAGGCGGCTCACTCGGCCGCATCGCCGCTCCACTGCTTTCCATCTGGGGACGAGATAGCAAGTTCGGCCGCCGTTTCGACCCCGTCGCCTATTGGCGAACGCTATGCGCCGAGGTGAGCGGCGTCGAGGTTCCGGGCGGACACTTCATCGCCGAGGAATCGCCTGACGAGGTGGCGGCGGCGTTGATCGACTGGTTCAGCCGCTGA
- a CDS encoding glutathione S-transferase C-terminal domain-containing protein, translating to MTAHEVGVNDLIERTVSNPWNEENQAAAVNPAGKVPALVLDDGLALYDSPVICEYLDNLGQASSIFPAAGIERWRALQRQALGDALLDAMIARRLESRRPDNERSEGWIARQVLSVNRCLDAMEADASELSEQPTIGHIAYFCALAHLDFRFADENWRPGRPKLEAWFATFESRPSAQSTIPHD from the coding sequence ATGACCGCGCATGAAGTCGGCGTGAACGATCTGATCGAGCGGACCGTCAGCAATCCCTGGAACGAAGAAAATCAGGCCGCCGCAGTCAACCCGGCCGGCAAGGTCCCGGCTCTTGTTCTGGATGACGGCCTTGCGTTGTACGATTCGCCGGTGATCTGCGAATATCTCGATAACCTCGGCCAAGCCTCCTCCATCTTCCCTGCCGCGGGGATTGAGAGGTGGCGCGCGCTGCAGCGGCAGGCGCTCGGAGATGCGCTTCTCGATGCGATGATCGCGCGGCGCCTCGAGAGCCGGCGGCCCGACAACGAAAGATCTGAAGGCTGGATCGCGCGGCAGGTCTTGTCCGTAAATCGCTGCCTCGACGCCATGGAGGCCGACGCATCAGAACTGTCGGAACAACCGACGATCGGACACATCGCCTATTTCTGCGCCTTGGCGCATCTGGATTTTCGCTTCGCCGACGAGAATTGGCGACCCGGGCGGCCGAAACTCGAGGCGTGGTTCGCCACATTCGAGTCTCGTCCGTCAGCCCAATCCACCATTCCTCACGACTGA
- a CDS encoding SDR family NAD(P)-dependent oxidoreductase, protein MRFSGKTVLVTGAGGGIGRGMALGFAAEGAKIHACDTDADSVAITVAAIASRGGEAKASTLDVSDELQIDTALSDAEAEFGAPHVLVHCAAVNRLMPILETPAEEWRRIVDVNLTGSFLIARAAAQRMIPNKFGRIVLISSNVGFRGAAQRGAYAASKAGVINFAETLAIELADKGITVNTIAPGPTETPMTAWQPPEIRRALIADVPLGRYGRIDEMVFGALFLASDEASYITAHTLSIDGGFAGAGIIKPELGAEQTI, encoded by the coding sequence GTGCGATTTTCCGGCAAGACAGTGCTCGTCACCGGGGCGGGAGGCGGAATTGGACGAGGGATGGCGCTGGGTTTCGCAGCGGAGGGCGCGAAGATCCACGCCTGCGATACAGACGCGGATTCCGTAGCGATCACTGTCGCCGCCATCGCCTCCCGCGGTGGAGAAGCGAAAGCGAGCACCCTTGATGTGAGCGACGAACTACAAATCGACACGGCGCTTTCCGACGCCGAGGCGGAATTCGGCGCGCCTCATGTGCTGGTGCATTGCGCGGCGGTCAATCGGCTGATGCCGATTCTTGAAACCCCCGCTGAAGAATGGCGTCGTATCGTCGATGTGAATCTCACCGGAAGCTTTCTGATCGCGCGGGCGGCGGCGCAGCGGATGATCCCGAATAAATTCGGACGCATCGTGCTGATCTCGTCGAATGTAGGGTTTCGCGGCGCCGCGCAGCGCGGCGCTTACGCCGCGTCCAAGGCCGGCGTGATCAACTTTGCAGAAACCCTTGCGATTGAACTCGCCGACAAGGGAATCACCGTCAACACCATCGCGCCAGGGCCGACAGAGACGCCGATGACCGCATGGCAACCGCCCGAGATCCGGCGAGCGCTGATCGCCGATGTGCCCCTCGGGCGTTACGGGCGGATCGACGAAATGGTTTTCGGGGCGCTCTTCCTCGCCTCTGACGAAGCAAGCTATATCACCGCGCATACCCTCTCGATCGATGGAGGATTTGCTGGAGCCGGGATCATCAAACCCGAACTCGGCGCTGAGCAGACGATCTGA
- a CDS encoding sulfite exporter TauE/SafE family protein → MFAVLGESYVSAGMLAAVVMCAGLLRGFAGFGSSLLIVPVLGFSIGPTVAVAIATMLEGVATMLLLPASLKRADRRMMLIMSPCAAMAIPAGHALLVSLDPTLSNIAISGAVLTMTALIVAGARLPLRHSSAGHAVAGGLQGFFTGFGGVGGPPLVLYILAGEASPATKRASIITVSSISLSIALFSTAHFGLLTREALQGAAVLTPAFLLGGVAGSYLFRMAGDRFFQRVALTGLMLAVLALFTANLTRALS, encoded by the coding sequence ATGTTCGCCGTTCTTGGCGAATCCTACGTAAGTGCGGGAATGCTTGCCGCCGTCGTCATGTGCGCGGGTTTGCTGCGAGGCTTTGCGGGGTTCGGTTCCTCCCTTCTCATCGTTCCGGTCCTCGGTTTCTCGATTGGCCCGACTGTCGCGGTCGCAATCGCGACCATGCTCGAAGGCGTCGCAACGATGCTCCTGTTGCCAGCGTCGCTGAAACGCGCGGACCGCAGGATGATGCTGATCATGAGCCCATGCGCCGCCATGGCCATTCCAGCGGGACACGCGCTGCTCGTCAGCCTTGATCCGACTTTGAGCAATATCGCGATCAGCGGCGCCGTATTGACGATGACGGCCCTGATCGTTGCTGGCGCGCGCCTGCCGCTGCGCCACAGTTCGGCCGGGCACGCCGTTGCAGGCGGGCTTCAGGGCTTTTTCACCGGCTTCGGCGGGGTCGGCGGGCCGCCGCTCGTTCTCTATATCCTTGCCGGCGAAGCCTCTCCCGCGACGAAGCGCGCAAGCATCATCACGGTTTCCTCGATCTCGTTGTCGATCGCGCTCTTCTCGACCGCGCATTTTGGCCTGCTCACTCGTGAGGCGCTGCAAGGCGCGGCTGTGTTGACTCCGGCGTTCTTGCTCGGCGGCGTGGCGGGTTCATACCTATTCCGGATGGCCGGCGATCGTTTCTTTCAGAGGGTCGCGCTCACTGGGCTGATGCTGGCGGTTCTGGCTCTCTTCACCGCGAATCTCACTCGGGCGCTAAGCTGA
- a CDS encoding TRAP transporter substrate-binding protein: MDKFEATGRTDTRREFLRLAGRFGGSAAALAWLAAPTGAVLFSAAEAFAQSEAEKKQKADHVMLTGITEAPGRWPNGPLTTEQSNLTGVVEWKKNIEAATDGKVYVDLQYGGVLGNQVDMPRKLQQATLQAAHGSTQNAAASASVWNVIDFPYHVGPIENFWRLTFSREWNDIFRAKSEQQGLIATAFFPQIRWVQLRRGLDREVRRPEDMDGLKIRVTGSKLEQVAFDILPANPTPVNWGETYNALKEGAVDGLHVAPGPVADVNISEVIGQLVNTEFMYNSDAMFISTRWFRQLPEAVQEGILEGAYQTQVFQHDVYEPYLRDQWGIRPDSPKDTIWGKLEPEFVFLTEDERNAWREYLSFERNKDLLDPLVEQFGREEYEATRRIAQESGPVEMQRWWRS; the protein is encoded by the coding sequence ATGGATAAATTCGAAGCTACAGGGCGCACCGATACGCGGCGCGAATTCTTGCGCCTCGCCGGGCGTTTTGGCGGATCGGCGGCGGCGCTCGCGTGGTTGGCCGCGCCAACCGGCGCGGTTCTGTTCAGTGCGGCCGAGGCTTTCGCGCAGAGCGAAGCGGAAAAGAAGCAGAAAGCCGATCACGTGATGCTCACAGGTATCACGGAAGCGCCGGGACGCTGGCCGAATGGTCCGCTTACCACGGAACAGTCGAACCTGACGGGCGTCGTCGAGTGGAAGAAAAACATCGAAGCCGCCACGGATGGTAAGGTTTATGTCGACCTTCAATACGGCGGCGTGCTCGGGAACCAGGTCGATATGCCTCGCAAGTTGCAACAGGCGACCTTGCAGGCGGCGCACGGCTCGACGCAGAACGCCGCGGCTTCCGCTTCGGTCTGGAATGTCATCGACTTTCCTTACCATGTCGGGCCGATCGAGAACTTCTGGCGTCTGACTTTTTCGCGCGAGTGGAACGATATCTTCAGGGCGAAGTCGGAGCAGCAGGGCCTGATCGCGACTGCATTCTTCCCGCAGATCCGGTGGGTGCAACTGCGCCGCGGCCTCGACCGGGAGGTCCGTCGTCCAGAAGACATGGACGGGCTCAAGATCCGCGTGACCGGCTCGAAACTCGAACAGGTTGCGTTCGATATCCTGCCGGCCAATCCGACGCCGGTGAACTGGGGCGAGACCTACAACGCGCTGAAGGAAGGCGCCGTCGACGGTCTGCACGTCGCGCCCGGCCCGGTGGCGGACGTGAACATCTCGGAGGTGATCGGACAACTCGTCAACACCGAGTTCATGTACAACTCGGATGCGATGTTCATTTCGACCCGCTGGTTCAGACAGCTTCCCGAGGCGGTGCAGGAAGGTATTCTGGAGGGCGCTTATCAGACCCAGGTGTTCCAGCATGACGTCTATGAGCCATACCTGCGGGACCAATGGGGAATCAGGCCAGATTCGCCGAAGGACACGATCTGGGGGAAGCTCGAGCCGGAGTTCGTTTTCCTCACCGAGGACGAGCGGAACGCTTGGCGCGAATATCTTTCCTTCGAAAGAAACAAGGATCTCCTCGATCCGCTCGTCGAACAGTTCGGCCGTGAGGAGTACGAGGCGACACGCCGCATCGCCCAGGAGAGCGGTCCGGTCGAGATGCAGCGGTGGTGGCGTTCCTGA
- a CDS encoding TRAP transporter large permease — MDASVALALGGMALLLVLGVEIIVCLGMGAIFFVLTQKNFTIDNIGIATFSEINLFPLLAMPLYILTGDLIGHSGIAKRLIDFSRALIGWAHGGLALTLLVACGFFAAISGSNSATVAAMGRMMLDPMERDGYPRDYSAAVAACGGTVGIIIPPSIVFVLYGVASGTSIGDLFVAGIIPGILMIGVMGVIATLTCRRRGIGNRIPFSGRELLRTGLRANLAFGATAIILGGIYGGIFTPTEAAAVAAAYCLVVGLFVTRELKVRNLPRIVNVSADITGLIAPIIALAVALSQILAVLNLPRAGVDALLSLSADGTVLMLVMILILLVAGMLMETTPNVILLTPLLAPVASSIGLDPVHFGVIFVVTLAIGFVTPPIGLNLFVASSISRTPVITIAWRAAPMIIGLFVSLMLLAFIPWFSTALL; from the coding sequence ATGGACGCTAGTGTGGCATTGGCGCTCGGAGGCATGGCGCTGCTTCTCGTGCTCGGCGTCGAGATAATCGTTTGCCTCGGGATGGGCGCGATCTTTTTTGTTCTGACGCAGAAGAACTTCACGATCGACAACATCGGTATCGCGACGTTCTCGGAGATCAACCTCTTTCCGTTGCTTGCAATGCCACTCTATATCCTGACCGGCGATTTGATCGGTCATTCCGGGATCGCAAAGCGTTTGATTGACTTTTCTCGCGCATTGATCGGTTGGGCGCATGGCGGCCTCGCGTTGACGTTGCTGGTCGCCTGCGGGTTCTTCGCCGCGATCAGCGGCTCCAATTCCGCCACCGTCGCAGCGATGGGGCGAATGATGCTGGATCCAATGGAGCGAGACGGGTATCCGCGGGATTATTCGGCTGCAGTCGCAGCTTGCGGAGGAACTGTCGGGATCATCATCCCGCCAAGTATCGTTTTTGTGCTCTACGGCGTCGCATCGGGCACCTCGATCGGCGATCTCTTTGTCGCGGGCATCATACCCGGCATCTTGATGATTGGCGTCATGGGCGTCATCGCGACATTAACCTGCCGCCGCCGCGGAATAGGAAATCGAATCCCGTTCAGTGGACGCGAATTGCTGCGGACCGGGTTGCGGGCGAATCTCGCCTTCGGAGCGACCGCCATCATTCTTGGCGGGATCTATGGCGGTATCTTCACGCCGACCGAGGCGGCGGCCGTCGCCGCAGCGTACTGCCTTGTTGTTGGCCTTTTCGTGACACGTGAGCTCAAGGTCAGAAATCTGCCTCGCATCGTGAATGTCAGCGCCGATATCACCGGTCTCATCGCGCCGATCATAGCGCTTGCCGTGGCGCTGTCACAGATCCTGGCGGTACTCAACTTGCCGCGCGCGGGCGTCGACGCGCTACTCTCGCTTTCAGCCGACGGGACGGTCTTGATGCTGGTGATGATACTCATCCTGCTGGTCGCAGGTATGCTCATGGAGACGACGCCGAACGTGATTCTGCTGACGCCGTTGCTTGCGCCGGTCGCCAGTTCGATCGGATTGGATCCCGTTCATTTCGGAGTGATCTTCGTGGTCACGCTCGCCATCGGTTTCGTGACGCCGCCCATCGGGCTCAACCTTTTCGTTGCGAGTTCGATCTCGCGGACGCCGGTCATAACGATCGCTTGGCGTGCGGCGCCGATGATTATCGGTCTCTTTGTCAGCCTAATGCTGCTCGCGTTTATTCCCTGGTTCTCGACCGCCTTGCTGTGA
- a CDS encoding sugar phosphate isomerase/epimerase family protein, which produces MPYPIVINNFPYIWLYDVEACLDHLVAQGHRRVELLLTAPYCWPRSLKKDVRGRISERVRSGEIEIVALNPGGFDNNLASPAEEVRDLAGRILAETIDLAADWRAKGIVMSPGAGRPLLPPPITMLEGWSRAGVETLLARTEQSGVSLLLENIPYSFWPKADQIAGLIEAIDHPNLGAVYDVPNAVFAGESPDHGFERLKQHLRLVHFSDTPLSSWKHDRIGAGVVRFDEALQAMRRIGYEGDLVLEIIDADGDAAIAESVAAMKRLDPD; this is translated from the coding sequence ATGCCTTATCCGATCGTCATCAATAATTTCCCCTATATCTGGCTCTATGACGTCGAGGCGTGCCTCGACCATCTTGTCGCGCAGGGTCACCGGCGAGTTGAGTTGCTTCTCACGGCTCCGTATTGCTGGCCAAGGAGCCTCAAGAAGGACGTTCGTGGGCGAATCTCCGAGCGCGTGCGTTCAGGTGAGATCGAGATCGTCGCGCTCAACCCGGGCGGCTTTGACAACAATCTGGCGAGCCCGGCGGAGGAAGTTCGCGATCTGGCCGGCAGAATACTCGCCGAGACCATCGATCTCGCTGCGGATTGGCGCGCGAAAGGCATCGTCATGTCCCCGGGCGCAGGCCGTCCGCTTTTGCCGCCGCCGATCACGATGCTCGAAGGCTGGAGCCGCGCAGGCGTCGAGACGCTTTTGGCCAGGACCGAGCAATCGGGCGTTAGTCTGTTGCTGGAGAACATCCCCTACAGCTTCTGGCCCAAGGCCGACCAGATCGCCGGACTGATCGAGGCGATTGACCACCCCAACCTCGGGGCGGTGTACGATGTCCCGAACGCCGTGTTCGCGGGCGAATCGCCGGATCACGGCTTTGAACGGCTGAAACAGCATTTGCGGCTTGTCCACTTTTCGGACACCCCTCTTTCGTCCTGGAAGCATGACCGGATCGGCGCCGGGGTTGTGCGCTTCGACGAGGCGCTGCAAGCCATGCGGCGCATCGGCTATGAAGGCGATCTTGTGTTGGAGATCATAGACGCGGATGGCGATGCGGCTATCGCCGAAAGCGTCGCCGCCATGAAGCGCCTCGACCCGGACTGA
- a CDS encoding NAD-dependent epimerase/dehydratase family protein: MRVLITGGGGFIGRKIASKLVDRGDQAIAFDFAFPVEARRLAAEVPGFHLVEGDITDLAPVIAAFQTHKPDAIIHCAAIVGVLYSVASPGNVYRVNLQGSVNIFEAMRLCGVRRIVHMSSEEVYGDFERPIIDESHPTRPSMPYGISKLAVEQTGRVYRDLHDLECINMRTSWVYGVGLPRPRPPTTFLDAALRGEACHLSFGADVAIDFTYMDDVVGGVLAALDAKSPSHDVYNLASGTATTLGEMVELIREMIPGANISAKPGPYMFTPTLRAPLKGALDMSRAYEELEFAPRFDLRRGFEAYIEDWRARTPADHNGH, from the coding sequence GTGAGAGTCTTGATTACCGGCGGCGGCGGGTTCATCGGCCGGAAGATCGCTAGCAAACTAGTTGACCGCGGCGATCAGGCCATCGCATTCGATTTCGCCTTCCCGGTCGAGGCGAGACGTCTCGCCGCCGAAGTCCCTGGGTTCCATCTCGTCGAGGGTGACATCACCGATCTCGCGCCCGTCATCGCAGCTTTTCAGACCCATAAGCCCGACGCGATCATTCACTGCGCCGCAATCGTCGGCGTTCTTTATTCGGTCGCAAGTCCTGGGAACGTTTATCGAGTAAACCTGCAAGGTAGCGTCAATATCTTCGAAGCGATGCGCCTTTGTGGCGTGCGCCGAATTGTTCATATGAGTTCTGAAGAAGTCTACGGCGATTTCGAACGACCGATCATCGACGAAAGTCATCCCACCCGGCCAAGCATGCCCTATGGGATCAGTAAGTTAGCGGTCGAGCAGACTGGGAGAGTCTATCGGGATCTCCATGATCTCGAGTGCATTAACATGCGCACATCATGGGTCTATGGGGTCGGACTGCCACGCCCTAGACCGCCAACCACATTTCTCGATGCGGCGCTTCGAGGGGAAGCCTGTCATCTATCGTTCGGGGCGGATGTGGCGATCGACTTCACTTATATGGATGATGTCGTCGGGGGCGTCCTTGCCGCGCTCGACGCAAAATCACCCAGCCATGACGTCTATAACCTCGCAAGTGGAACCGCCACCACGCTCGGCGAAATGGTCGAGCTGATCCGCGAAATGATTCCAGGAGCAAACATCTCGGCGAAGCCTGGGCCTTACATGTTCACACCAACGCTCAGAGCCCCCCTAAAGGGCGCCCTCGACATGAGCCGTGCGTATGAAGAACTGGAGTTCGCGCCGCGCTTCGACCTCCGGCGCGGCTTCGAGGCCTATATCGAAGATTGGCGCGCCCGGACCCCGGCTGACCACAATGGCCATTGA
- a CDS encoding TRAP transporter small permease: MKIEFPKWLLWLDKNFEYYFNVILYSYLTFIIVIEVFRRHVLDNSSSYGEETARYAFIWLAYLAAARGVKKRSHLSIDLIRAFMGRKGNFILFMVNDFLFFVLAVVVIVTGTRFVITTIEYNQYFTGIQIPYWIAVASIPVGWGMIALRVVQRCVLTIQAYRRGEAMEAGFIGGE, from the coding sequence ATGAAAATCGAATTCCCAAAATGGTTATTGTGGCTCGACAAAAACTTCGAGTATTATTTTAATGTAATTCTTTATTCATACTTAACATTCATAATTGTAATTGAAGTGTTCAGACGGCACGTTCTGGACAATTCGTCGTCATACGGTGAGGAAACGGCCCGCTACGCGTTCATTTGGCTTGCGTACCTCGCCGCAGCGCGAGGCGTGAAGAAACGAAGCCATTTGTCGATTGATCTGATACGGGCCTTCATGGGTCGAAAAGGCAATTTCATACTTTTTATGGTAAACGATTTCTTGTTCTTTGTGCTTGCAGTTGTTGTTATCGTAACGGGCACTAGATTTGTGATCACCACTATCGAGTATAATCAATATTTCACTGGAATTCAGATTCCATACTGGATCGCAGTGGCGTCAATCCCGGTCGGGTGGGGAATGATTGCGCTGCGGGTCGTTCAGCGCTGCGTCCTTACAATCCAAGCATATCGGCGCGGCGAAGCGATGGAAGCCGGTTTTATCGGGGGAGAATAG
- a CDS encoding thiamine pyrophosphate-binding protein → MPENRTFASFNQRKNPLLRRLYHNCSCNSYDDVDAVCSEQEIRERMGVRLMKGGEFIVDFLIREEVPYVFGVCGHGNVGLLDAMYDRADELPLISPRHEQAAGHMADAYFRVAHKPAATLASIGPGSVNMLMPLANALSDSSAILSLTASAPTVQANRSPFQEIARHNQSDFAQSIRSFVKRGYQPQRIENLPLVMRQALTLTTQGRPGPVNVDIPFDLFQESADLVYEPAQSASIQTRVGAAPSVVAKVADLLLAAERPLIYTGNGVVLSEAGPELTELVRRLQTPVVSLPNGMGALDMRSEYSLGFVGRNGSYPANEAARRCDVLLDLGARFDDRSASSWIPGYSWNIPPTKLIQVDIDAMEIGRNYPVELGVVADVKTFLAQLLMELDRRTITIRHEDWLGDIAEWRRRWDEHVRPKFDISSTPLRPEQVVKELRAVLPDDGILIPDVGAHHNWFMQFWEARQPGTFLNSYGFGAMGFSVCGVLGAKLAAKDRPCISVCGDGGFTMTPYVLATAVEYDIPAIWVVWNNFGWVSIRDIQVGMFEGREIGTLFHRDGERYNPDFALMAKSYGVDAITVRHPDELGPALEHALALGKPCLIDVHVDGEIRPPSTGAWQLPPTPYREPSFGERYRPE, encoded by the coding sequence TTGCCGGAAAATCGCACCTTCGCCTCCTTCAATCAGCGGAAAAATCCGCTTCTGCGCAGGCTCTATCACAATTGTAGTTGCAATAGCTACGACGATGTGGATGCTGTTTGCAGTGAACAAGAAATTAGAGAGCGAATGGGAGTTCGGCTGATGAAGGGTGGAGAGTTCATTGTCGATTTCTTGATTCGGGAGGAAGTGCCTTACGTCTTCGGCGTTTGCGGGCATGGCAATGTCGGCCTACTCGATGCGATGTATGATCGTGCGGATGAATTGCCGTTGATCTCGCCTAGGCATGAACAGGCCGCCGGTCATATGGCCGACGCCTATTTTCGGGTCGCGCATAAGCCCGCCGCAACGCTCGCATCGATCGGGCCGGGATCCGTCAACATGTTGATGCCGCTTGCGAACGCGCTGAGCGATTCATCCGCGATCCTGTCATTGACTGCAAGCGCGCCGACCGTGCAGGCGAACCGTTCGCCGTTCCAGGAAATCGCGCGGCACAATCAGTCGGACTTCGCCCAAAGCATTCGGTCTTTCGTGAAGCGCGGCTATCAACCGCAGCGGATCGAGAATCTGCCGCTCGTTATGCGCCAGGCGCTGACCCTCACCACGCAGGGCAGGCCGGGTCCGGTGAACGTGGACATCCCTTTCGATCTGTTTCAGGAGAGCGCCGATCTGGTCTATGAGCCGGCGCAAAGCGCGAGCATACAGACTCGCGTCGGCGCTGCGCCGTCGGTCGTGGCGAAGGTCGCCGACCTCCTTCTCGCCGCGGAGAGGCCGCTCATATACACCGGCAACGGCGTCGTTCTTTCCGAGGCGGGACCAGAACTGACCGAACTTGTCCGGCGATTGCAGACGCCGGTCGTCAGTCTTCCGAACGGTATGGGCGCGCTGGACATGCGGAGCGAGTATTCGCTCGGCTTTGTCGGCCGAAACGGCAGCTACCCGGCGAATGAAGCGGCCCGGCGATGCGATGTGCTTCTCGATCTTGGCGCGCGATTCGATGACCGCTCGGCTTCGTCATGGATCCCCGGATATTCCTGGAACATTCCGCCGACCAAGCTCATCCAGGTCGATATAGACGCCATGGAGATCGGCCGTAATTATCCTGTCGAGCTGGGTGTCGTCGCCGATGTGAAAACATTTCTCGCGCAACTCCTGATGGAGCTTGACCGGCGCACCATCACGATTCGCCATGAGGACTGGCTGGGCGACATCGCAGAGTGGCGTCGTCGATGGGACGAGCATGTTCGCCCGAAATTCGACATCTCCTCGACCCCGCTTCGGCCGGAGCAGGTTGTCAAGGAACTGCGCGCGGTCTTGCCGGATGACGGGATCCTGATCCCGGACGTCGGCGCGCATCATAACTGGTTCATGCAGTTCTGGGAGGCGAGACAGCCCGGCACGTTCCTCAATTCCTATGGCTTCGGCGCGATGGGCTTCAGCGTCTGCGGAGTTCTCGGGGCGAAGCTGGCCGCGAAAGACAGACCCTGCATCTCGGTCTGCGGCGACGGCGGCTTCACGATGACGCCTTACGTCCTCGCCACCGCAGTGGAGTACGACATTCCGGCGATCTGGGTCGTCTGGAACAATTTCGGCTGGGTTTCGATCCGCGACATTCAGGTCGGCATGTTCGAAGGGCGCGAGATTGGAACGCTCTTCCATCGTGACGGGGAACGCTACAATCCGGATTTTGCGCTGATGGCGAAATCATACGGCGTGGACGCCATCACCGTTCGGCATCCTGACGAGCTTGGCCCTGCGCTCGAGCATGCGCTGGCGCTTGGGAAGCCGTGCCTGATCGATGTCCACGTCGATGGAGAGATCCGTCCACCTTCGACCGGGGCCTGGCAATTGCCGCCTACGCCTTATCGGGAACCAAGTTTCGGAGAGCGCTATCGGCCGGAATGA